In Kordia antarctica, the following proteins share a genomic window:
- a CDS encoding S8 family peptidase has product MGTSRFIIGFKKEVDMTEMFKNKEFKEILKSSNCKKCWSLCNCHNDFHFDICSDDNDSFLFDDENKYVFEFFETVKKEELEDRFKAIQGTIDLIEDDMPVSFFPNSVASLSDNKEVKTPFGVINYNSKSTKLNGEGVTVAIIDSGIDYKHPHFSGNKSKMKFGFNFSARDYTQIFNFMDDNGHGTNVSGIIIANSTKNDDPEGIAKMVNLLSFKVNTRTPEKRVYISNVYNAIKMAYHLGADVINNSWYIDDGKQSGILNQLFEELADSACILVFGAGNRGQDINRTYPQNTGNTIVVGGLGFDGKKIESSDFGEKVTVWAPAENISTTKKMTGSRNPSILTEKVTGTSIATPFVTATIALLKQKNKSIKFEEVVKRLQRGNKVLLDKDTGHYGYILDIIKTIN; this is encoded by the coding sequence ATGGGTACATCAAGATTTATAATAGGATTCAAAAAAGAAGTAGACATGACGGAGATGTTTAAAAACAAAGAATTTAAAGAAATTTTAAAGTCTTCTAATTGTAAAAAATGTTGGAGTTTGTGTAATTGTCATAATGATTTCCATTTTGATATATGTTCAGACGATAATGATTCTTTTTTATTTGATGATGAGAATAAATATGTTTTTGAATTTTTCGAAACCGTTAAAAAAGAAGAATTAGAGGATAGATTTAAAGCTATTCAAGGGACTATAGATTTAATTGAGGATGACATGCCAGTATCTTTTTTTCCTAATTCCGTGGCTTCTCTTTCTGATAATAAAGAAGTGAAAACCCCTTTTGGGGTTATCAACTATAATTCAAAATCAACAAAGTTAAATGGTGAAGGAGTTACGGTTGCTATTATTGATTCTGGAATAGATTATAAGCATCCACATTTTTCTGGCAATAAAAGTAAGATGAAGTTTGGATTCAATTTTTCAGCTAGAGATTATACTCAAATTTTTAATTTCATGGATGATAACGGTCATGGAACTAATGTTTCAGGAATAATCATTGCTAATTCAACCAAAAATGATGATCCTGAAGGAATAGCAAAAATGGTTAATTTATTATCATTTAAAGTAAACACAAGAACACCTGAAAAGAGAGTTTATATATCTAATGTTTACAATGCAATAAAAATGGCATATCATTTAGGGGCAGATGTAATTAATAATAGTTGGTATATAGATGACGGTAAACAATCGGGAATATTAAATCAGTTATTTGAAGAATTAGCAGATAGTGCTTGTATTCTTGTATTTGGAGCTGGAAATAGAGGGCAAGATATTAATAGAACGTATCCCCAAAATACAGGGAATACTATTGTAGTTGGAGGATTAGGTTTTGATGGTAAAAAAATTGAGAGTTCAGATTTTGGGGAAAAGGTGACTGTGTGGGCTCCGGCAGAAAACATTTCAACCACAAAAAAGATGACAGGTAGCAGAAATCCCTCTATTCTTACTGAAAAAGTAACTGGAACCTCTATAGCAACGCCCTTTGTTACGGCTACCATAGCATTGTTAAAACAGAAAAATAAATCAATAAAATTCGAGGAAGTTGTTAAAAGATTACAAAGAGGGAATAAAGTACTTCTTGATAAAGATACAGGACATTACGGCTATATACTTGATATCATAAAAACAATTAACTAA